The following proteins are encoded in a genomic region of Candidatus Edwardsbacteria bacterium:
- a CDS encoding bifunctional oligoribonuclease/PAP phosphatase NrnA, producing MTASEIAQALEKHRRIMVTSHVNPDGDSISSQLALASVLKTMGKQVSIINQDPVPERYRFLPGWESISGQREAPDVTAVCVVDCANPQRLGQAAELITPATMELIVIDHHVSNDGFGHIQYIDPEASSTCELIYRISQKLGVKLTAEQATILLSGIMTDSGGFRYSNTSPATLRSAALLMESGAELAWISEQLYFQQPLRHLKVLGQLFSDLKTAANGKVSWVALTQEIARRHRFDINDSEEFVSHVLSVKGAEVGLLFKEQGNGIVRVSFRSKGRVDVNRLAAIFGGGGHLQAAGARVRGSIDEVTKLVVQTVEREL from the coding sequence ATGACAGCCAGTGAGATCGCCCAGGCCCTGGAAAAGCACCGCCGGATAATGGTCACCAGCCATGTCAACCCCGACGGAGACAGCATCTCCAGCCAGCTGGCCCTGGCCTCGGTGCTTAAAACCATGGGCAAACAGGTGAGCATAATAAACCAGGACCCGGTGCCGGAGAGGTACCGTTTCCTGCCCGGCTGGGAGTCCATCTCCGGCCAGAGGGAGGCCCCCGACGTCACCGCGGTCTGCGTAGTGGACTGCGCCAACCCCCAGCGCCTGGGCCAGGCGGCCGAGCTGATCACCCCGGCCACCATGGAGCTGATCGTGATAGACCATCACGTCTCCAACGACGGCTTCGGGCATATCCAATATATAGACCCCGAGGCCTCCTCCACCTGCGAGCTGATCTACCGCATCTCCCAGAAACTGGGAGTCAAGTTGACCGCCGAACAGGCCACTATCCTGCTATCGGGAATCATGACCGACTCCGGCGGCTTCCGCTATTCCAACACCTCTCCGGCCACCCTGCGAAGCGCCGCCCTGCTGATGGAGTCCGGGGCCGAGCTGGCCTGGATATCGGAACAGCTTTATTTCCAGCAGCCCCTGAGACACCTTAAGGTGCTGGGGCAGCTATTCTCCGACCTGAAGACCGCCGCCAACGGCAAGGTTTCCTGGGTGGCCCTGACCCAGGAGATAGCCCGAAGGCACCGATTTGACATCAATGACAGCGAGGAGTTTGTCAGCCATGTGCTTTCGGTCAAAGGGGCCGAAGTGGGCCTGCTGTTCAAGGAGCAGGGCAACGGGATCGTGCGGGTCTCCTTCCGCTCCAAGGGCCGGGTGGACGTAAATAGGCTGGCAGCCATCTTCGGGGGCGGCGGACACCTCCAGGCCGCCGGGGCCAGGGTCAGGGGGTCGATTGACGAAGTGACCAAGTTGGTGGTCCAGACGGTGGAGAGGGAGCTTTGA
- a CDS encoding NAD(+)/NADH kinase translates to MKTYGLIYNRNRPGAERIVRELAAWLKDHGIAALAEKGFDISQAEMADETQVAARCDMMLVLGGDGTLLRAVRLMGDAQKPVLGINLGSLGFLTEISQDNIQQSMEQVVRGQYQIEERAIIKARCGDAEFFALNDFDIRVPTRLVELTVSIGDELVSRYFADGMLIATPTGSTAYSLSAGGPIVEPDMDAFVLTPICPHTLSLRPMIVSMKKTITVVVHGKNEEAVLVADGQTVARLKDDQKLTITKADRKALLARPAASSFYNILRTKLKWGARGENS, encoded by the coding sequence ATGAAAACCTACGGTCTGATCTACAACCGGAACCGGCCCGGGGCCGAGCGCATTGTGCGGGAGCTGGCAGCCTGGCTCAAGGACCACGGCATAGCGGCCCTGGCCGAAAAGGGTTTTGATATCAGCCAGGCCGAGATGGCCGACGAAACCCAGGTGGCCGCCCGCTGCGATATGATGCTGGTGCTGGGCGGCGACGGCACCCTGCTGAGGGCCGTCAGGCTGATGGGTGACGCCCAGAAGCCGGTGCTGGGAATCAACCTGGGCTCCCTGGGGTTTTTGACCGAGATCTCACAGGACAATATCCAGCAGAGCATGGAGCAGGTTGTCCGGGGCCAGTATCAGATAGAGGAGCGGGCCATCATCAAGGCCCGATGCGGCGATGCGGAATTTTTTGCCCTGAACGACTTCGACATCCGGGTGCCCACCCGCCTGGTGGAGCTGACGGTATCCATCGGCGATGAGCTGGTCAGCCGCTATTTTGCCGACGGCATGCTGATCGCCACCCCCACCGGCTCCACCGCCTACTCCCTGTCGGCCGGGGGTCCGATAGTGGAGCCCGACATGGATGCTTTCGTCCTTACCCCCATCTGTCCCCACACCCTGAGCCTGCGGCCCATGATTGTCTCCATGAAGAAGACCATCACGGTGGTGGTCCACGGCAAGAACGAGGAGGCGGTGCTGGTGGCCGACGGCCAGACCGTGGCCCGTTTGAAGGACGACCAAAAACTGACCATCACCAAGGCCGATAGAAAGGCGCTTTTAGCAAGACCCGCGGCTTCTTCGTTCTACAATATCCTGAGGACCAAGTTAAAGTGGGGCGCCCGGGGTGAGAATTCCTGA
- the rbfA gene encoding 30S ribosome-binding factor RbfA, with translation MHFKRSSQVAEVIKREMSDIISHHIKDPRLGFITVTGVDLTDDLRYAKVFVSIFGEDDKRQESLKGLESAKGFIRREMGSRLRLRYCPDLSFRLDESIAYGDKIDRLLNQITPKEKPDDSQ, from the coding sequence ATGCATTTTAAACGTTCCTCTCAGGTGGCCGAGGTGATAAAACGCGAGATGTCCGACATCATCTCCCACCACATCAAGGACCCCCGCCTGGGGTTCATCACCGTTACCGGGGTAGACCTTACCGATGACCTGCGCTATGCCAAAGTGTTCGTCAGCATCTTCGGGGAGGATGACAAGCGGCAGGAATCCCTGAAGGGCCTGGAAAGCGCCAAGGGCTTCATCCGCCGGGAGATGGGCAGCCGGCTGCGCCTGCGTTATTGCCCCGATCTCTCCTTCAGGCTGGACGAGTCCATAGCCTACGGCGACAAGATAGACCGCCTGCTCAACCAGATCACCCCGAAAGAGAAGCCCGATGACAGCCAGTGA
- a CDS encoding TMEM43 family protein, which yields MTDQLTEVTTTGWGKRILNSFIGVLVGLALFLISFIVLWRTEGRTDFAKLAQKAVIASPSSIDQNAQEQLASVTGPLETVDLVGDPDFIAPGNYLILTRRAEMFAWRERVSTKTQKNTGGSETTTKTYSYEKEWTENPENSGDFKQPEGHANPPPEISSRTFTARQARAGVYELDMGRLNLPPTEPLDLGGGKILLEKTKGYSATEEYLFQGQGSLAQPQIGDTRLSFYALPSGRRATVFGKLSGGMLDPYFYNGEKSFYRAFLGNRDEAVAKLGLEYKTAGWIGRIIGFLMMWIGLLMLTGPLHTILDVLPFLGSASRLVIGLIAFPVALVLSAVTIVVSMIAHNIIVLLVVLALMAGLALFFKLKKKPPAPAIAK from the coding sequence ATGACCGATCAACTGACCGAAGTAACCACCACCGGCTGGGGCAAGAGGATCCTGAACTCGTTTATCGGGGTGCTGGTGGGGCTGGCCCTGTTCCTGATCTCCTTTATAGTGCTGTGGAGAACAGAGGGCCGGACCGATTTCGCCAAGCTGGCGCAGAAGGCCGTCATTGCATCGCCATCGTCGATAGACCAGAACGCCCAGGAACAGCTGGCCTCGGTCACCGGGCCGCTGGAGACCGTCGACCTGGTGGGCGATCCCGATTTCATCGCGCCGGGGAATTATCTGATCCTGACCCGCCGGGCCGAGATGTTCGCCTGGAGGGAACGGGTAAGCACCAAGACCCAGAAGAACACCGGAGGCAGCGAGACCACCACCAAGACCTACAGCTACGAAAAGGAATGGACCGAAAATCCGGAGAACTCGGGGGATTTCAAGCAGCCGGAGGGCCATGCCAACCCCCCGCCGGAAATTTCCTCCCGGACCTTCACGGCCAGACAGGCCCGGGCCGGGGTTTATGAATTGGATATGGGGCGTCTGAACCTGCCGCCGACCGAGCCCTTGGACCTGGGAGGCGGAAAGATCCTGTTGGAAAAGACCAAAGGATACAGCGCCACCGAAGAATATCTGTTTCAGGGGCAGGGTTCCTTGGCCCAGCCGCAGATCGGGGATACCCGGCTGTCGTTTTATGCCCTGCCATCCGGCCGGAGGGCCACCGTCTTCGGCAAGCTGTCCGGGGGGATGCTGGACCCCTATTTTTACAATGGCGAGAAAAGCTTCTACCGGGCTTTCCTGGGCAACAGGGACGAGGCCGTTGCCAAGCTCGGGCTGGAATATAAAACGGCCGGATGGATCGGCCGCATCATCGGGTTCCTGATGATGTGGATCGGGCTGCTGATGCTGACCGGCCCGCTGCACACCATTCTTGACGTTCTGCCGTTCCTGGGCTCGGCCAGCCGATTGGTGATCGGCCTGATAGCCTTTCCCGTCGCTTTGGTGCTGTCGGCTGTCACCATCGTTGTCTCCATGATCGCCCACAATATAATCGTTCTGCTGGTGGTGCTGGCCCTGATGGCCGGGCTGGCATTGTTTTTTAAATTAAAAAAGAAACCCCCGGCTCCGGCCATTGCTAAGTAA